The following proteins are co-located in the Candidatus Aquicultor sp. genome:
- a CDS encoding helix-turn-helix transcriptional regulator, translating into MIQDKCQADTHYVHTEDVVPYAILTGREKQVLRYLQKGLPNKQIAGELEVSVKTVEFHLSNIFRKYQVRNRFDLLDLGI; encoded by the coding sequence GTGATCCAGGATAAGTGCCAAGCAGACACGCATTACGTACACACAGAAGATGTGGTACCCTACGCCATACTTACCGGCAGGGAGAAACAGGTTCTAAGATATCTCCAAAAAGGCTTGCCCAATAAGCAGATTGCAGGTGAGCTAGAGGTATCCGTGAAAACGGTGGAGTTTCACCTATCGAATATCTTCCGTAAGTATCAGGTACGAAATCGCTTTGACTTACTTGACCTTGGGATTTAA